In one window of Mesorhizobium sp. B2-1-1 DNA:
- the tssG gene encoding type VI secretion system baseplate subunit TssG: MADDARQSLPDLDKPSPNPAEGLSEGFDFFELLRRLEQQNAVFGHSGRPDREPARLGQHVRLAFSARDLVQFREADNGKPARVTIANLGLLGPEGPMPLHLTRWVLDRLSQRWFAGANAQLTSDTTFVDFVNILQHRMIALYYRAWADANPAVQVERAVGGRVRAMLAAMAGIGLPGTRNIDLDMVKLRQAASLASQVEGPERLTLFLAEAFKVPVKIKEFVAAWTTIPAGLQTRLAKSFAVLGRGATIGPRVFTRQSRIELRLGPLKYDDFKTFLPGSQRLKLFQYAVRDMVGESLDVDLRIVLAREAVPPPRIGAVQLGRTAWLARPAERGDADDMRLRTIVGWRPEMAGGAA; the protein is encoded by the coding sequence ATGGCCGATGACGCCCGGCAATCGCTCCCTGATCTAGACAAGCCCAGCCCAAACCCCGCTGAAGGTCTGTCCGAAGGGTTCGACTTTTTCGAATTGCTGCGCCGTCTCGAACAGCAAAATGCCGTGTTCGGCCATTCCGGCCGTCCCGACCGTGAGCCGGCAAGGCTTGGCCAGCATGTGCGCCTCGCCTTCTCGGCCAGGGACCTGGTCCAGTTCCGCGAAGCCGACAACGGCAAGCCGGCCCGGGTCACGATTGCAAATCTGGGTCTCTTGGGCCCCGAGGGTCCAATGCCGCTGCATCTGACGCGCTGGGTGCTCGACCGGCTGTCGCAGCGATGGTTCGCCGGGGCCAACGCACAGCTGACCAGCGACACTACTTTCGTCGACTTCGTCAACATTCTGCAGCACCGCATGATCGCCCTTTACTATCGGGCGTGGGCGGATGCGAATCCGGCCGTTCAGGTTGAACGCGCGGTCGGTGGCCGGGTTCGCGCCATGCTTGCGGCCATGGCCGGTATCGGACTTCCCGGCACCCGAAACATCGATCTCGACATGGTGAAGCTTCGCCAGGCGGCTTCGCTCGCCAGCCAGGTCGAGGGCCCGGAACGACTGACGCTGTTCCTGGCGGAAGCCTTCAAGGTGCCGGTAAAGATCAAGGAATTCGTCGCCGCCTGGACAACCATACCAGCAGGCCTCCAGACCCGCCTCGCAAAATCCTTTGCTGTGCTCGGTCGGGGGGCGACGATCGGCCCACGCGTTTTCACCCGCCAAAGCAGGATCGAACTGCGGCTCGGCCCTTTGAAGTATGATGATTTCAAGACATTCCTGCCGGGCAGCCAGCGGCTCAAACTGTTCCAGTACGCGGTTCGCGACATGGTCGGAGAATCTCTCGATGTCGATCTGCGTATCGTGCTTGCGCGTGAAGCAGTGCCGCCGCCCCGTATTGGAGCGGTGCAGCTCGGCCGAACCGCCTGGCTTGCGCGACCCGCTGAAAGGGGAGATGCTGATGATATGCGGCTGCGCACAATCGTCGGATGGCGGCCGGAAATGGCGGGGGGCGCGGCATGA
- the tagH gene encoding type VI secretion system-associated FHA domain protein TagH: protein MSLLLTLEQGPRAQAVRQTRLDEGELVIGRSADAGWQIDDPDMFVSRAHCKISGGRDGYFVTDTSSSGLFINDSDSPLGPGKSARLQSGMRLRLGDYVVCVDLQIAAAQAPAVIQPVPERLPAASRAPVSIGRDDFFSAKVEEAPQRPRPADLPNPFEQPIPGAFERASSGQRNSPAFDDPFSLNPVSTPVSKSAAAYVEQGGVASRADPFSFDRPPSPSHGGESAAGKLSDFNDDFGFGPVSSPSSTNNSASTGQRERIAQRPPSANPWDIPAQPADVLPPARMGAASKPARPPASAQPAEMALRAAFLRGMGVEEADFPGRDSIVEMEKFGREYRLMMEGLMQLLRKRTEEKGNARVAQTMVGASEVNPLKFLPTVDDAIVTLVAERSPGFLAGEAAIADAVRDLAQHHVRAWRGIQAALRRMIDRFDPAAIEDELKSNSAIGTLLSGGRGAKLWELYQKRHREIAESAEKSFLGEIGTDFRDAYEEE, encoded by the coding sequence ATGAGTCTGCTGCTAACGCTAGAGCAAGGGCCACGCGCCCAGGCGGTGCGGCAAACTCGCCTGGACGAAGGTGAGCTGGTGATCGGCCGCAGCGCCGATGCAGGCTGGCAGATCGATGATCCCGACATGTTCGTTTCACGTGCTCACTGCAAAATCTCTGGCGGGCGAGATGGATATTTCGTCACCGACACATCGAGCAGCGGTTTGTTCATAAACGATTCCGATAGCCCGCTTGGTCCAGGCAAGTCCGCACGCCTTCAAAGCGGCATGCGGCTCAGGCTGGGCGATTACGTCGTCTGTGTCGACCTGCAGATCGCGGCCGCTCAAGCGCCCGCAGTCATCCAGCCGGTACCAGAACGTCTGCCAGCGGCATCGCGGGCGCCGGTAAGCATCGGCCGCGATGACTTCTTTTCCGCCAAGGTCGAAGAAGCGCCGCAACGGCCTCGACCTGCTGATCTGCCGAACCCGTTCGAGCAGCCGATCCCAGGGGCGTTCGAACGCGCGTCTTCCGGCCAGCGCAACTCGCCTGCTTTCGACGACCCGTTCAGCCTCAATCCGGTTTCAACGCCGGTGTCAAAAAGCGCCGCCGCTTATGTCGAGCAGGGCGGGGTGGCCAGCCGGGCGGATCCATTCAGCTTCGACCGGCCCCCCTCTCCCAGCCACGGAGGCGAATCCGCAGCGGGAAAGCTGTCCGACTTCAACGACGATTTTGGTTTCGGACCGGTCTCCTCGCCCAGTTCGACGAATAACTCGGCCTCGACCGGACAGCGCGAGCGCATTGCCCAACGGCCACCATCCGCCAATCCCTGGGATATTCCCGCGCAACCGGCCGATGTCCTGCCTCCAGCGCGCATGGGTGCTGCTTCCAAACCTGCCCGGCCGCCGGCAAGCGCGCAGCCTGCCGAGATGGCGCTCCGCGCCGCCTTTTTGCGCGGCATGGGCGTCGAGGAAGCCGATTTCCCCGGGCGCGACAGCATCGTGGAAATGGAGAAGTTCGGCCGCGAGTACCGGCTGATGATGGAAGGACTGATGCAGCTTCTGCGCAAGCGGACCGAGGAGAAAGGAAATGCTCGCGTCGCCCAGACAATGGTCGGTGCTTCCGAAGTCAATCCGCTCAAATTTCTTCCGACGGTTGACGACGCCATCGTGACGCTGGTCGCTGAGCGCAGCCCCGGATTTCTCGCCGGGGAGGCGGCAATCGCCGATGCAGTTCGCGATCTCGCGCAACATCACGTGCGCGCTTGGCGAGGCATACAGGCCGCTTTGCGACGGATGATCGATCGTTTCGATCCCGCAGCGATCGAGGACGAGCTGAAATCGAATTCGGCGATCGGCACCCTGCTTTCGGGCGGGCGCGGCGCCAAGCTGTGGGAGCTCTATCAAAAACGCCATCGCGAAATCGCCGAAAGCGCGGAAAAAAGCTTCCTTGGCGAAATCGGCACTGATTTTCGAGATGCATATGAGGAGGAGTAA
- the tssJ gene encoding type VI secretion system lipoprotein TssJ, translating into MIDRRELMIALGAAGLVAACQSGPPKPSVITVNVTGGAGMNPGPGGGDRPVTVLVMRLKSTGKFNSADYFALQGDAGSALAGDLIGSDQIAVGPGKSASKTITVEPDATALGFVALIREPGGRNWRTTKSVSPGSKFTINVTLGSGGISA; encoded by the coding sequence ATGATCGACCGACGTGAATTGATGATTGCCCTGGGCGCGGCCGGGCTGGTTGCAGCGTGCCAGAGCGGTCCGCCAAAGCCGTCGGTGATCACCGTCAACGTGACCGGCGGGGCCGGCATGAATCCGGGGCCAGGTGGCGGCGACCGGCCGGTGACGGTTCTCGTGATGCGGTTAAAAAGCACCGGTAAATTCAATTCCGCCGACTATTTTGCGCTGCAGGGGGATGCCGGCAGCGCACTCGCAGGAGATCTTATCGGGTCCGACCAGATCGCCGTCGGGCCCGGAAAATCCGCATCCAAGACCATCACTGTCGAGCCGGACGCGACGGCTCTGGGCTTCGTTGCACTGATCCGCGAACCTGGCGGCAGGAACTGGCGGACAACCAAGTCGGTGTCGCCGGGATCAAAATTCACCATCAATGTCACGTTGGGCAGCGGCGGCATCTCCGCCTAG
- the tssK gene encoding type VI secretion system baseplate subunit TssK: MSDANRVLWSEGLFLRTQHFQQQDRFFEATVRGALQAGQLHTFGFRQLTLDQALLESGQVAILSARGIFPDGTPFSIPDWMDAPRPLPVTPETGAGPVLVALPLEPPGGVGFDPAHAAASGARYHGRIVSVRDAVQGGSDPEEIEIARPQALLLAPGKSVGGYTALPIADLNGVRADGGVSLDETFLPPALVTGAVAWYRQLLLEVVTGLDQIAEAHGKMVMGGPGRSVEDLLTLNLANAARPRLAHMLAQDVFHPAELYLELAGLAGSMATYGSSARRLGELPAYDHMAPGPAYSALADALRSLILSLRYIEPKSRALPVMRHSTNVWKIRIDNPKLLVASRIVIRVGSELSEDALRKIFVNQATVGSADEFEGLWKSRLPGIPLKPLHSQPREIPYDGDRLCLELDQKSEHWASLLDAPGFVIGVSGVLPSEPQVDCYSVNR, translated from the coding sequence ATGAGCGATGCAAACAGGGTGCTATGGTCCGAAGGACTTTTCCTGCGAACCCAGCATTTCCAGCAGCAGGATCGTTTCTTCGAGGCGACGGTGCGCGGCGCGTTGCAGGCCGGACAACTGCATACGTTCGGCTTTCGACAGCTGACGCTGGACCAGGCATTGCTGGAATCCGGCCAGGTCGCGATCCTGTCGGCCCGGGGCATCTTCCCGGATGGGACACCTTTTTCCATTCCGGATTGGATGGACGCGCCGCGACCGCTGCCGGTCACCCCCGAGACGGGCGCAGGGCCGGTGCTGGTCGCCTTGCCGCTGGAGCCTCCCGGTGGTGTCGGCTTCGATCCGGCACACGCCGCCGCCTCTGGAGCGCGATATCACGGGCGGATCGTTTCGGTGCGCGACGCTGTCCAGGGCGGTTCGGATCCTGAAGAAATAGAAATCGCCCGTCCGCAGGCGCTGCTGCTTGCACCTGGCAAGTCGGTTGGTGGCTACACCGCCTTGCCGATAGCCGACCTCAACGGAGTTCGAGCCGATGGCGGCGTCTCTCTGGACGAGACCTTCCTGCCACCGGCACTGGTTACCGGCGCGGTGGCCTGGTATCGGCAATTGCTTCTGGAAGTTGTCACCGGCCTCGACCAGATCGCCGAGGCGCATGGCAAGATGGTCATGGGCGGGCCTGGGCGCAGCGTCGAAGATCTGTTGACGCTCAATCTCGCCAATGCGGCGCGTCCGCGTCTGGCTCACATGCTGGCGCAGGATGTCTTCCATCCGGCCGAGCTTTACCTGGAACTCGCCGGGCTCGCCGGTTCGATGGCAACTTACGGATCGAGCGCGCGGCGGCTGGGCGAGTTGCCCGCTTACGATCACATGGCGCCCGGCCCTGCCTATTCGGCGCTGGCGGACGCGCTGCGCTCGCTCATTCTCAGCCTTCGTTACATCGAGCCGAAATCGCGTGCGCTGCCTGTCATGCGGCACTCGACCAATGTCTGGAAAATTCGCATCGACAACCCAAAGCTGCTGGTGGCCAGCCGCATCGTCATCCGGGTCGGCTCGGAGCTGTCGGAGGATGCCCTGCGCAAGATCTTCGTCAATCAGGCGACCGTCGGCTCGGCCGACGAGTTCGAGGGCCTGTGGAAATCGCGCTTGCCGGGCATTCCGCTAAAGCCGCTTCATTCCCAGCCACGCGAAATCCCCTACGACGGCGATCGACTGTGCCTCGAATTGGATCAGAAAAGCGAACACTGGGCCTCGCTGCTCGACGCACCAGGCTTCGTCATCGGTGTTTCGGGCGTGTTGCCAAGCGAGCCGCAGGTGGACTGCTATTCGGTGAACAGGTGA
- the icmH gene encoding type IVB secretion system protein IcmH/DotU → MSRDDPFGLSEDRERTRIRLSGAPMPRPMAPLSPGALVKRSRTHPNALVNAFAPLLEFAPELESAMPPDNPEVLRTRLLEELVRARDTAMSTGSSMERADQAAWVVAALLDDLALNTPWGGASAWPRQPLVVMLRGDVDAGTQFFTRLDELERHPNRDRELLELQYHCLALGFRGKYRVPGRSGDRSLNAVRVAAARFLRNADAEGAPLAPNWKGVIASDQPQRFIVPIWVMALGAAVAAAAIHIGLSMGLSSQAVELSALVRALPPPARGDITRASPKVDAPPPQKVDFALLPEFQAGAPAELKSALSGTESVSLAKLIIQASNPELFQSSRPQLTDGFEPLIGSIAKVILANQELIGNITVVGHTDSVPLQKTNPLSTNQRLSEARARTIADMLVQNGVPQDRVHSEGRAATDPVASDSTREGRALNRRVEVLVEKRL, encoded by the coding sequence ATGAGCCGCGATGATCCTTTCGGACTGTCGGAGGATCGCGAACGCACTCGCATACGATTGAGCGGCGCGCCGATGCCAAGGCCCATGGCGCCACTTTCGCCGGGCGCACTGGTAAAACGCTCTCGCACCCACCCGAACGCGCTTGTCAACGCCTTTGCGCCCTTGCTCGAGTTCGCCCCCGAGCTCGAAAGCGCAATGCCGCCAGACAATCCGGAAGTCTTGCGCACCCGTTTGCTCGAAGAACTGGTTCGGGCACGCGACACGGCTATGTCGACGGGGTCCTCGATGGAGCGAGCCGACCAGGCAGCCTGGGTGGTGGCTGCGTTGCTCGACGATCTGGCCCTGAACACGCCTTGGGGCGGGGCCAGCGCCTGGCCGCGGCAGCCGCTCGTCGTCATGCTGCGCGGCGATGTCGATGCCGGCACGCAATTCTTCACGCGACTCGACGAACTGGAACGACATCCTAACCGGGACCGAGAATTGCTTGAACTGCAGTACCATTGCCTGGCGCTCGGCTTCCGTGGCAAATATCGCGTGCCCGGCCGCTCAGGCGACCGCTCGCTCAATGCGGTTCGCGTGGCGGCGGCCCGCTTCCTGCGCAATGCCGACGCCGAAGGCGCGCCTTTAGCGCCAAACTGGAAAGGTGTCATCGCCTCCGACCAGCCGCAGCGCTTCATCGTGCCGATCTGGGTCATGGCGCTCGGTGCTGCGGTTGCAGCCGCGGCGATCCATATCGGGCTGTCAATGGGACTGAGCAGCCAGGCGGTCGAGCTTTCCGCACTTGTTCGTGCCCTGCCACCGCCTGCCCGCGGCGACATCACCCGCGCGTCGCCCAAAGTCGACGCCCCGCCACCGCAAAAAGTGGATTTTGCGCTGTTGCCGGAATTCCAGGCGGGGGCGCCGGCCGAGCTCAAATCTGCTCTCAGCGGCACCGAGAGTGTTTCACTGGCCAAGCTGATCATCCAGGCCTCCAACCCCGAACTATTCCAGTCATCGCGGCCACAACTGACCGATGGTTTCGAACCCTTGATCGGTTCGATCGCCAAGGTGATCCTCGCCAATCAGGAGCTGATCGGAAACATCACGGTGGTCGGCCATACTGACAGCGTTCCTTTGCAAAAGACCAACCCGCTGTCGACCAACCAGCGCCTATCCGAGGCTCGCGCCCGGACGATTGCCGACATGCTGGTTCAAAACGGAGTGCCGCAGGATCGCGTCCATTCGGAGGGCCGGGCAGCCACCGATCCTGTGGCCAGCGACAGCACGCGCGAGGGGCGAGCCTTGAATCGCCGCGTCGAGGTGCTCGTCGAAAAGAGGCTGTGA
- the tssM gene encoding type VI secretion system membrane subunit TssM: protein MFILRFLWAVLTSRWLWTLIGLTLLSLVIWIFGPIVRVGPYEPFASENVRIVIIALLVIFWLVWLIVAQRRAIRANRMFVAEIAAPAVEKPLSPGEENVAAVGAKFAEVMTELRRRKLGGRKFLREMPWYVIVGPPATGKTTALRQSGLNFPIDLTDDLQGVGGTRNCDWFFSENAVLIDTAGRYVQQESQPDVDAAEWLGFLDLLKKHRGRRALNGVIVALSIDVLSEGDEAIKAHGRKIRRRLAELNDRLEIRLPVYLMLTKADLIKGFEPFFGGLSTASREQVWGTTFALDARVDGKTIEREIATLATELERRLVTRLEDEDKLAARAEIFRFPAQLTSLSEPIQVLVEAMFGESRYEEAAWLRGLYLTSATQEGAPIDRLTAALSSSFGLPPRRALPASRVEKRSFFLKNLLTEVIFKEAGLGTFDPLAQRRRAWIWRGAAAACAAAALLAGGLFTWSYFDNRHAISAQAGQFEALQTPLTSAAATPASVERPAMDGALEAMDAVANARTAPPGAAHDLLGPSASAELVRAQADTYDHALRNVLEPRMVALLEATMWRQIRDPDFMLGALKTYRMMTGLSQMDPDYAQNWWVNSLPEFAAAAPFPTADAEEHQLAAIRRMTVDESYVAPDQALVAEALKTVCTISLPARGYKQLLADPAVAGLKEWIPANFAGPNGGKVFARRSGKTLRVGISGAFTYSGFHDVILDRIDDVAAQAALDRAVFAGGCSENAETSVSALSEDILKLYYDDYIAQWDSFLRDMRLAPLTDLNVAGENLKDLSSADSALKRLLTAVVQETELTRSDEAPADDKAAAKGASKLLGKLGKLGKLATSGAKLLPRAGSASEVDLTGNLVAEHFKPLKSTIAEVDGQPPALDAAVVALTALSNVLQTVTANPNPQDAIKKQGGLAELTGAVARQAQILPDPINSWLGGIAGDTSNLTQKAVTSELNAIWRADILPFCQAALNNRYPFSEASAVDVNVHDFARLFGPAGLIDGFINDHLINYVDTTGEPWKWRADFGLDPSALAAFEQARHIRDDLFPGGAGPVMSFTLEPKDLSPNLTRVTLNLDGQSLVYYNNATRPQPMTWPGKDGTGVISLAFQPIDGSPEIMLNETGSWAWLRMLRSGRFTGTSLSDVYSLRLGTKGMYADFELKAASVENPYNLEMFKKFTCPAQI, encoded by the coding sequence ATGTTCATCCTGCGCTTCCTCTGGGCGGTCCTGACATCGCGCTGGCTGTGGACGCTGATCGGCCTGACGCTGCTATCCCTGGTTATCTGGATCTTCGGTCCGATCGTCAGGGTCGGTCCCTACGAGCCCTTCGCCTCCGAAAATGTGCGCATCGTCATCATCGCGCTGCTGGTCATCTTCTGGCTGGTCTGGCTGATCGTTGCCCAGCGTCGGGCGATCCGCGCCAACCGGATGTTCGTGGCCGAGATTGCCGCGCCAGCGGTGGAAAAGCCGCTCAGCCCAGGCGAGGAGAACGTCGCCGCCGTGGGCGCCAAGTTTGCCGAGGTGATGACCGAACTGAGGCGCCGCAAGCTGGGCGGGCGCAAGTTCCTGCGCGAGATGCCATGGTACGTCATCGTCGGGCCGCCGGCGACCGGCAAGACCACCGCCTTGCGGCAGTCCGGACTGAATTTTCCGATCGATCTCACCGACGACTTGCAGGGGGTCGGTGGCACGCGCAACTGCGACTGGTTCTTTTCCGAAAACGCGGTTCTGATCGACACTGCCGGCCGCTATGTCCAGCAGGAGAGCCAGCCGGATGTCGACGCGGCCGAATGGCTCGGTTTCCTCGACCTCTTGAAGAAACATCGCGGCCGCCGTGCGCTGAACGGCGTGATCGTCGCGCTTTCGATCGACGTCCTTTCGGAGGGCGACGAGGCCATCAAGGCGCACGGGCGCAAGATCCGCCGCCGGTTGGCCGAGCTCAACGACCGCCTTGAAATCCGCCTGCCGGTCTATCTGATGCTGACCAAGGCCGACCTGATCAAGGGCTTCGAGCCCTTCTTCGGCGGTCTGTCCACCGCCTCGCGCGAACAGGTGTGGGGGACGACCTTCGCGCTGGATGCGCGCGTCGATGGCAAGACCATCGAACGAGAAATCGCGACGCTGGCGACCGAACTCGAGCGGCGCTTGGTGACGCGCCTGGAGGACGAGGACAAACTCGCCGCCCGTGCCGAAATCTTCAGGTTTCCCGCCCAACTGACAAGCTTGTCCGAACCGATTCAGGTGCTGGTCGAAGCCATGTTCGGCGAAAGCCGGTATGAGGAGGCTGCCTGGCTGCGCGGCCTCTACCTGACATCGGCGACGCAGGAAGGGGCGCCTATCGACCGGCTGACCGCCGCGCTGTCTTCCTCCTTCGGTCTTCCGCCGCGGCGCGCCCTGCCCGCATCTCGGGTCGAGAAACGCAGCTTCTTCCTGAAGAACCTCCTCACTGAAGTCATCTTCAAGGAAGCAGGCCTCGGTACATTTGACCCACTGGCGCAACGCCGCCGAGCCTGGATCTGGCGCGGCGCCGCTGCCGCATGCGCTGCGGCGGCGTTGCTGGCAGGCGGCCTGTTCACCTGGTCCTATTTTGACAACCGCCATGCGATCTCGGCGCAGGCAGGCCAGTTCGAAGCGCTGCAAACGCCGCTGACCTCCGCTGCCGCAACCCCGGCATCGGTGGAGCGGCCTGCCATGGACGGCGCGCTCGAGGCGATGGACGCGGTCGCAAATGCCCGGACAGCACCGCCGGGCGCTGCCCACGATCTGCTTGGCCCATCGGCCTCGGCGGAACTGGTCAGGGCACAGGCCGACACTTATGACCACGCCCTCCGCAACGTGCTCGAGCCCCGGATGGTGGCCCTGCTCGAGGCGACGATGTGGCGCCAGATCCGCGATCCCGACTTCATGCTCGGTGCGCTCAAGACCTACCGCATGATGACGGGCCTGTCGCAGATGGATCCAGACTACGCCCAGAACTGGTGGGTGAACAGTCTGCCCGAATTCGCGGCCGCGGCGCCATTTCCGACAGCCGACGCCGAAGAGCATCAGCTTGCCGCGATCCGCCGGATGACGGTCGACGAAAGCTATGTCGCGCCGGACCAGGCCCTGGTTGCCGAAGCTCTGAAAACGGTCTGCACGATTTCGTTGCCGGCGCGTGGCTACAAGCAGTTGTTGGCCGATCCGGCAGTGGCCGGGCTGAAGGAGTGGATACCGGCCAATTTCGCCGGCCCAAACGGCGGCAAGGTGTTTGCACGGCGTTCGGGCAAGACATTACGCGTCGGCATTTCGGGCGCTTTCACCTATTCCGGCTTTCACGACGTCATTCTCGACCGCATCGACGATGTCGCCGCCCAGGCGGCGCTCGATCGTGCGGTTTTCGCCGGCGGTTGCTCGGAAAATGCCGAGACATCCGTCTCGGCGCTGTCCGAGGATATTCTGAAGCTCTACTACGACGACTACATCGCGCAATGGGATAGCTTCCTGCGCGACATGAGGCTTGCACCATTGACCGATCTCAATGTCGCCGGCGAAAACCTGAAAGACCTCTCAAGTGCGGATTCAGCGCTGAAGCGGCTGCTTACGGCGGTCGTTCAGGAGACAGAACTGACCCGTTCCGACGAAGCGCCTGCCGACGACAAGGCGGCAGCCAAGGGCGCTTCGAAACTGCTCGGCAAGCTGGGCAAGCTGGGCAAACTGGCGACATCGGGTGCGAAACTACTTCCCCGCGCCGGATCCGCCAGTGAGGTGGACCTGACCGGCAATCTGGTGGCCGAACATTTCAAACCGCTGAAGAGCACCATCGCAGAGGTCGACGGCCAGCCACCGGCGCTGGATGCTGCCGTTGTCGCACTGACCGCGCTTTCGAACGTCCTGCAAACGGTCACCGCGAACCCCAATCCACAGGACGCCATCAAGAAACAGGGGGGCCTTGCCGAACTGACGGGCGCGGTGGCAAGGCAGGCCCAGATCCTGCCCGATCCCATCAACAGCTGGTTGGGCGGGATAGCCGGCGACACCAGCAATTTGACTCAAAAGGCGGTCACTTCGGAACTCAACGCCATCTGGCGGGCCGACATACTGCCTTTCTGCCAAGCGGCGCTGAACAATCGCTATCCCTTCAGCGAAGCCAGTGCGGTCGACGTCAACGTGCACGATTTCGCCCGCCTGTTCGGGCCGGCCGGGCTGATCGACGGTTTCATCAACGACCACCTGATCAATTATGTCGACACGACCGGCGAGCCTTGGAAGTGGCGCGCCGATTTCGGCCTCGACCCTTCGGCGCTGGCGGCGTTCGAGCAGGCCAGGCACATCCGCGACGATCTTTTCCCCGGGGGTGCCGGACCGGTGATGAGCTTCACGCTCGAACCGAAGGATCTGTCTCCCAACCTCACGCGCGTCACGCTCAATCTCGATGGCCAGAGCCTCGTCTACTACAACAACGCAACGCGGCCGCAACCGATGACCTGGCCCGGCAAGGACGGCACCGGGGTCATTTCGCTCGCCTTCCAGCCGATCGACGGATCGCCCGAAATCATGCTCAACGAGACCGGCAGCTGGGCATGGCTGAGGATGTTGCGCAGCGGCCGATTCACCGGAACCTCGCTTTCGGATGTCTACAGTCTGCGCCTGGGCACGAAAGGCATGTACGCCGATTTCGAGCTCAAGGCCGCCAGCGTCGAAAACCCCTACAACCTCGAAATGTTCAAGAAGTTCACATGTCCCGCGCAGATATGA
- the tagF gene encoding type VI secretion system-associated protein TagF has product MSRADMNAPGFYGKIPATGDFVAWNLPRTFIDRWDRWMSMELRARPDEGEDLDNRVWRFVVQDAIFGDQPCAGAWRMSQDRIGRRYPFVVTGLGATPDASDPWFEGVARIAKLTVEHYWEQERVAITLQALDPPTSFSTVKRIAFWTDDWEVQEFAFADIHDLANNALPAMRAARAMPRGF; this is encoded by the coding sequence ATGTCCCGCGCAGATATGAACGCGCCCGGCTTCTACGGCAAGATCCCGGCGACGGGGGATTTCGTCGCTTGGAACCTGCCGCGGACTTTTATCGACCGCTGGGACCGCTGGATGTCGATGGAATTGCGCGCGCGGCCGGATGAAGGTGAGGACCTCGACAACCGAGTCTGGCGCTTCGTCGTTCAGGACGCGATCTTTGGCGACCAACCCTGTGCTGGCGCCTGGCGCATGAGCCAGGACCGTATCGGCCGCCGCTATCCGTTCGTGGTGACGGGGTTGGGTGCGACGCCCGATGCATCCGATCCTTGGTTTGAGGGTGTGGCTCGGATCGCTAAGTTGACTGTTGAGCACTATTGGGAGCAGGAACGTGTCGCCATAACGTTGCAGGCTCTCGATCCACCCACCTCGTTCTCCACGGTCAAACGCATTGCATTTTGGACTGATGATTGGGAGGTGCAAGAATTCGCCTTCGCCGACATCCATGATCTCGCGAACAACGCCCTACCGGCCATGCGCGCCGCGCGTGCCATGCCGAGGGGATTCTGA
- a CDS encoding DUF4150 domain-containing protein, with amino-acid sequence MALSVYAEKMGFFHKGSNGQGIAPGDVCLSPPSPPAGPVPVPYVNMLSSSDLTKGTKSVKIDGEPTAIENASEISTSTGDEPATQGLGAGVVTHKIKGKGVFKLWSFTVKAEGKGVDRHGDMMDQNTASDPPPNCVNVAAFNKFLAFLLDNFILGPCPPNPKFERTEKRTAAQRDKVNGQECWQCKQDSGTSNTTWKASEPGKVEPTGPGKPLKDKPYMTHDHQPPQVLAWHMGGCHMGLEKFQEHFDTADSVMPHCNKCSNSQGSKARKYAKNFNGSAAAL; translated from the coding sequence ATGGCACTCAGCGTCTACGCAGAGAAAATGGGCTTCTTTCACAAGGGCAGCAACGGCCAAGGTATCGCACCAGGCGATGTCTGTCTCTCGCCGCCATCCCCACCCGCAGGCCCGGTTCCGGTACCATACGTCAATATGCTGTCGTCGTCGGATCTGACTAAGGGCACCAAGAGTGTCAAGATCGATGGCGAGCCGACGGCTATCGAGAATGCATCGGAGATCTCGACCAGTACCGGCGACGAACCCGCCACGCAAGGCCTCGGCGCAGGGGTCGTGACCCACAAGATAAAGGGAAAGGGCGTCTTCAAGTTGTGGTCCTTCACGGTAAAGGCGGAAGGCAAGGGCGTCGACCGTCATGGCGATATGATGGACCAGAACACCGCGAGCGACCCGCCGCCCAATTGCGTCAACGTCGCTGCGTTCAACAAATTCCTCGCGTTTCTATTGGACAATTTCATTTTGGGTCCATGCCCACCAAATCCGAAGTTTGAGCGGACCGAAAAGCGAACGGCTGCCCAGCGCGACAAGGTGAACGGACAGGAATGTTGGCAGTGTAAGCAGGACAGTGGAACGAGCAACACTACTTGGAAAGCCTCAGAGCCCGGGAAGGTAGAGCCGACAGGGCCGGGCAAGCCGTTGAAAGACAAGCCGTACATGACCCATGACCATCAGCCGCCGCAGGTCTTGGCTTGGCACATGGGTGGTTGTCACATGGGACTGGAAAAATTTCAGGAGCACTTCGACACCGCTGATTCGGTCATGCCTCACTGCAATAAGTGTTCGAACAGCCAAGGCTCGAAAGCCCGTAAATACGCGAAGAACTTCAACGGCAGTGCAGCAGCTCTGTAA